The Diospyros lotus cultivar Yz01 chromosome 11, ASM1463336v1, whole genome shotgun sequence region CCGGGGCACCCTGATCTCATTAAAGACCCTTGTCGAGCTACTGTACCTGCATCATGTTTTATCATACATGCGAATGCTCAAGACACAGGAGATCTTAcatggttcggcttatagttttgcctacttcACGGGAATACATGGGCGTGCTCTTTTATTCATAGGGGAACTATTACAcaagagaattaaaaagaacTTCGATTCTCAGTGGAGCCAGGTAGCACCTCTGGTAACGAACGCATCTCCATGCCTTTAGCTTTGAATATTCTATTGCTGGTCTCGATGGTCAGGGCGATGAAGTATCTCTTTAGGTGCATAGTATTCCAAGTCTTACTCATCATCTCTCATTGCAATGTCTGCAGCACACAAGTGTTGGTCCCATCATCTTTTGTATCTTATAAGGTCCTTCCCAATTCGGTCTGACTTTTCCTTATTTCCCGGTGGGCATTTGTAATTACTGTTTTCCTGAGCACCAAATCTCCTTCTTGGAACATTCGAGGTCGGACCTTTGCATTATAATAGATGGCGATTCTCCTCTGATACGCTACCAGCTGCACAGCTACCTTCTCTCTCAGCTCATTTATCATATCCAGGTTTTCCCTCAAATTGTCTGAATTTCCCTCATTGAAAGCCATAACTAGAGGTAAGGCGAGGTCTGTTTCCACTGGAATAAGGGTATCTTTCCCATATACAAAGCTGAAAGGTGTTTCCCCCATAGACATGAGACTGGTTGTGTGATATGCCCACAAAATGCTAGGGAGTTCATTAGCCCATCTGCCTTTAGCTCGTTCTAATCAGGTTTTCAACCCATGGAGGATAGTTTTATTGCTTGCCTCTGCCTGTCTGTTGGCCTGTGGATATGCCACGAACCCCATCCTCAAACTAATCCCCTACCTCTGGAAAAAGGCCCAGAAAGCTTCAGAATCAAATTGCGTTCCATGATCCGTGTTGAGAATACGGGGTATACCGAAGCGACATATTATATCCTTCCACACCATCCCCTCTACTCTTTTCTTGGTTATGGTTGCTAGTTGTTCAGCTTCGACCCATTTTGTGAAGTAGTCCGTGGCCACCAATAAGAGTTTCCTTTGTGCCGACGCCATAGGAAATGGACCCAAAATGTCTAACCCCCATTGTCCAAATGGCAACGGCTGACATATCGACTGGATAGACGAAGGGGGTCGTACTGTCAAAGGGGCATGTTTTTGGCATTTATCACATGTCCGCACTTTTTGGGCTGCGTCTTGCTTCAgggtgggccaaaagaaaccagcTCGCAGGATCTTTCCAACCAACGCTCTAGTGCCGAGGTACTCACCGCAGTCTCCTTCCAGAGCTTGTTCTGCCTCTTGGGTCCCTAAGCACTTGAGTAATGGCACAGAATACCCTCTCTTATATAGCTCTTGGCCAATGACTATAAAATGAGCTGCATTGGTCTTCAGCCTCTTGGCCTCCGAGGGTGTTGCTGGAAGCTCTTGATTAAGCAGATATTTCAGTACTGGTGCTCTCTAGTCATCAACCATATCAATGCAGTGAACAGTTTCTTCACCTTCCTCTACACTTGGTCGTTGTAGGACCTCCATGTGAATCAATTGTCCCGGGGTGTCTCGAGCGGAGGCCAACTTGGACAGTGCGTCAGCGTGCTGGTCGAGAGACCTGTTGATCTGAATAAGTTCAAAGCATTCAAACCTGGGAGCAAGCTCCTTCACCTTCTGTAGATAACGGGCCAAGAGCGATTCCCTTACTCCAAAAGTGTCTTGGAACTGTTGTACTACCAATTGCAAATCGCTGTGGGCGATCAGGCTTTTTACCTCCAATTTTTCAGCCAATTTCATTCCAGTTAACAATGCTTCATACTTTGTCGTATTGTTTGAGCTAGGGAAGATGAAGCATAGGGAATACTCTAACACTTCCTTCTCGGGGGAGATTAATACCACTCCTGCCCTACTTCCATTGGCATTAGACGCTCCATCCACGAACAACATCCATGCTTCCATGCAAACTTCTTCTGCCACTGGTGAGTGAGTGCATTCCACTATGAAGTCTGCCAATGCCTGCCTCTTTATTGCCTTTCTGGGCTCAAAGAAGATATCGTATTCACTAAGTTCAACTGCCCACTTGGTTAGCCTTCTTGAACACTCTGGTTTCTGTAGAATCTGTCTTAACGGCTGATCTGTCAACACTGTTATGGCATGGGCTTGAACGTAGGGTCTTAATTTTCTCGTTGCCATTTCCAGGGCCAAAGCTATCCTTTCAGCATGGGGGTATCGTGTCTCTGCTCCCTGTAACACTTTTCTTACATAGTATATCGGGCTTTCAATCTGGCCAAGTTGTCTAATGAGGACTGCACTCACCGCCTGATGGCTGACTCCAAGATACAGGTATAACTTTTCTCTGACTTTCGGTCGTTTCAATAGGGGAATCTCCTTGAGGTATGCTTTCAATTCTTAGAAGGCCTTCTCGCATTAAGGAGTCCACTGAAAACTTTTGCCCCCTTTAAAGCCTTGCAGAAAGGGAGGTTGCGCTCAGCTTGTTTCGAGAGAAATCTGCCCAATACCGTCAAACGACCATTCAACCTTCGAACTTCTTTTATTGAGGAGGGGGATTGCATGTCAATTATCGCTTGCACCTTTTCAGGGTTAGCTTCTATCCTTCTGTGAGtaatcatgtatcccaagaatttttcCAACTTTACTCCGAATGTACCCTTGTCCAAATTCATGTGCATGTTATTCTTCCTAAATATCGCGAAAACCTTCTCAAGTTAGCTGGCGTGTGACACACCTTGTCTGCTCTTTACTATCATGTCGTCCACATATGCCTCCGTCACCCTCCTAGTAGGTCTTTGAATATCTTGTTAACCATCCTCTGATATGTGGCCCCCGCATTCTTTAAGCCGAAAGGCATCATCTGGTAACAGTACGTCCCTTTTTTCTGTTATAAAAGCCGTTTTCTCAGCGTCGGGCGGATACATACTGATCTGGTGGTAACCTGAGAATGCATCCAAGTAGCTCAATATAGCATATCCAGAGGTATCATCAACTAATCTATCTATTCGAGGGAACGGGTAGGAATCTTTCGGACATGCCTTGCTCAAGTTGGTAAAATCAATGCACATTCGCCATTTCCTGTTGGCCTTAGGTACCATCACAATATTTGCCAGCCATTCGGGGTATTGGACCTCCCTAATGAATCCTTCTTCCAGGAGTTTATCCACTTCTTCTTCCATATGTCTCATTCTCTCTAGGGCGATATGTCTCTTTTTTTGCTTGACTAACCGAGCTTCTGAACGGACATTTAGGCGATGGGATATGATTTCGGGGATGATCCCAGGCATGTCGGCAGGCGTCTAGGCGAATATGTCCGCATAAGAGCGTAGACATTTGATGACCTCCTATTTCTCTTGAATCTCTAGTTGGCTTCCCACACGTACCTAACGGCTTTCATCATCAGGGTTTAGAGGGATAGTTTCAAGCGGTTCCATCGGCTGAGGCTTGTTGGCCTTAAGAGTTTGCTCATCAATTAGTAAGGTCTTTTCAGTCattgcttttcctttttccttggCACCTCGTGTGGAGCTCACATAACATACCTTggcttattttttattacctCTTACCTGCCCAACCCCCTGTGGAGTAGGGAATTTCATTAGAAAATACCCTAGAGAAACGGAGGCTCTTATAGAATTAATGAGCGAACGTCCCAAGATCACATTGTAGGCCGAGGAGAAAGTCCTGACTACCATAAAGTTCACCTGCTGAGTGATAACTTGAGGCAGTCTCTGAGTGTAATAGGCAACTAAACCGATCCGACCACTGGCACCATTTCTCCCGTGAAGTTATACAGGGGGGAAGTGACTGTCTTCAATCGATCATGGGCGACGTGCATCTTCTCGAAGCAATTCTAATACAAGAGGTTTACAGAGCTTTCGTTATCTACCAATATTCTTTCAATCAGGTGCTTGGCAATGATAGCAGAGATAACCAAAGGGTCATCGTGGGGGAGCAACACACTCCCTTGATCTTCAGGTGCAAAAATAAGGGGGTCTTCGTCTTCTTGAATCTTTTCCACCGAATGAACGTGCAGCGCATGGCGTGCATATGCCTTCCTGGAAGATGAGGAATCTCTCGCCAAGTTTTCTCCTCCTGAGATTACGTGTATCCTCTCCATAACAAGTTCATTTTCGTCTTCCTCTACACCAGGCCTTGCTTCCTCCCTCCTCTGATTGTTTCTCTCCCCTTCTTTTTATCGAGGTGATTGGTTTTCTCTTCTACTTGGGGCATCATTCCTCGAACGTGGGGGCCTTCCCTAACTATCTCTTCTAGGCTCCTCTCTCCGACCTTGTTGGTTTTTTGGCTTATCCAGTATGAATCAATCTAGCTTCCTTTCTCTGATTAGCTGTTCAATTTGGTTTCGTAGTTCCGGGCACTATTCTATGGTATGCCCTGGGGATTCgtgaaatttgaagaaagaatCCATGTTCTTTCCCATCGGCTGGTTGGAGTGCGGGGAAAAATTAATGAGTCTAGTATGTGCGATGGAGGAAAGGATAGCGGCCCTTGGCTCAGTAAGGGGTGTGAAGCTCCGGAATTGCATCTTCAGGGGCTCTTCTCTTCTCTGTACCTTCATTGATCTGTCCGACCTAACGTCACTCggccttcctcttcttttaCCTTCCCACgcttccaaaatttccatttggactATAAACTATTCAGCTCGGGTGAACAATTCGGCCATTGAGTTCGGCTTGGAAATGGCTAGGGATCTTCTGAGCGGGGCATAGGTGGTTCCATTAAGCAAAGCAGATGCAGCCAGACCTATCGGGAGGTCCCTTACCTCTTGTGTTGCAACCCTAAAGCTCTCGACgtattgctttagggattcatttgGCCTCTATTGCAACCTCATCAATTACATGGCGCTCTTTTTCTTTGGGAACTGGGCAGAGGATGCCTCcaaaaattctttcttcaactgtttaAATGATCGGACATGTCCGACGGGTAACTCAGTGAACCACTGTTGAGCCTGCTCTGCCAGTGAGAGAGGGATAGCCTTGCatctagtgacctcattccaccTATGTAATACGGCCATCGCGACGAAATGTTGCAGGTGCCTCTCAGGGTCTTCCTTCCCCGAGTATACTAGGAGTTGTGGCAGCTTGAACCCTGGTTGTACTGGCTGTCTTTGGAGTTCTTCGGATAGTGGAAATCCTTTCATGGGCATTTCCGTTGGTGTTGCCAAAATTTGCTTCTGTTCCAACACTTCTTCTATGAGGCACTTGACCTCAGACACCTTAAGTGTTTCTTTCTCTGCTTCGTTCCTACCGGGGGACAGAACACAAAGAGCTCTTGAGTGGGTGCTCTCTGCCGTCTCTTCATACATGGGAGCTTTCCCCGGCCTCCTATCATGGTTTCCTCCTGGGTTCTCTGTTGACGGGACTCGATCATTAAACCTGGGGTCCCAATTCTTATCCCTCGATGTGGTACCCTTGGGTTGTCCTGGGATCTCCAGTGTCCTCCTCCACATCGATTTGTCCTGCTTGGGCAATGTGGATGTCTGGCATCAATTCATGCAACAGAGTGGTAATCCCGTGCAGTTTTCTCATACTCTCTTCGTTACTTGTTTTAAGTTGGTTATTCTGGTTCTTTAGCTCTTCAAAATTCTTCTGTAGCTGTTCATAATCTGATAGTAAGACCGTGGTTGGTACTATCCCAGAAGGTTCTGGAGGTACTAAAGTCATTGCAGGGTTTTTCCTTGGAATTGAGGATTTCCCTAGGGAGTGTTGTTCTTGATTTGCTTGCATTACGGGTGGGGTTTGTCTCCATTGCCTTGCCACTTGTCCCCCTAACCCGACGACATGCACCTTCCCTTGTTCCGAATGCTCCATACCACCCAATCCAATAGTCGACGGCCTTCCAGCATTGGAATATTACCCGAGCATACCTCATTATCTGGGTGATCTTCCAAAATTCCACGCACTGTAGTAAGCACCTGGTTAGGGTCTCCTATCCGGGTACGAGTGCTCATTCGGTTCGGGTTAGGCAGGTTTGCTAAACCAGTTGACTTTGTCCCTCTTGACATCTTGCACTCAAATGGATTTTTTTGTCcagtttcccacagacgacgccaaattgttgttgccaaaatacaacaattaaaatttttaggaGTAGGATGTTTGTGGATGCAGTCGACCCCGAGATGTAAACAAAGAACACTTCCGAAGGTGGCTTCAAAGGTGGCTTCCGAAGGGTCCGAACTTGGCTGCTAAGTGGGCTTCCgaaggaaaatggagaatgCTTCCGAAGGAACTGTAAGAGaaaggttagaaggctcgtggGACTTTCCTCCCACGAAGACTGTCCGACGCTTAAGTCAGTGCGGAAGGAAAATATACGCGAGGAATGGAAAGGAAACTAAAATTTTCAGAAGGAAAGTTGTGAGAGAAATACCGGTGTCGAGATCCCTTTTTGAGGGTTAAACCTGTCCTTTTATAGAGATCGAGAATAGAGCACACGTAATCCTCCCGAAAGGTAGCTTCTGAAGCATCCTTGAGAAGGATGCTTCCGAATGTCCCTTCCGAAGGGTTCTTAGCATCAGCTTCCAAAGGCTTTTATCATCAGCTTCCGAAGGTTACTTGGCATCAACTTCCAAAGGGTCCTTTCGAAGGACCCTTCCCCAGCAGCTCCTGATCTTCTCGGCGATGCTTCGACTTCTGGCTTTCGATTATTGGGGCACAACAAATATCAATCTCATTTGAAGTAAGCAAGTGAGCTAAATCAATTTTAGTTAAGTATGCTTATCCTTCAATcaagtaaaattatattatactcGAGTGAGTCATTTCTACATAAAAGATAATTGATTACAAGTTAAATTATATCTGAGTACGTATGAACTTGCACCTGACTAAATAcatttttgtaatcaagtgTTTATTGCATAATCGAGTACTCaaatttataattgagtaaataTCAAATTATACTTGAGTAAATCTAAATTGTAATCGAGTATTTGTTCCCTAGTGAATTGTCAACTCTCTAGAACTTTTATGTAATCGATTactcaaatttgaaattgagtAAATCTTAGATGATAATCGACTAAATTCAGAAATGTAATCAAGTAATTATTGCAAGTCTCTATCTTAGAATTGTAAGCGAAAACAAgtattttgtaatcaagtaaatcGGAAAACTAGTCAATTACAAACTATTTGAACTTGAGTATTTGTAAGAATTAGTTGAGTAAATTACAAATTGTACTTAAGtaaattgttgttgtttttgaaTTCATAACCATTATAGAACATTTAATGCGCACAGTTTCTACTTTTCAATTCATGATTATGgaattaaatgttgatggattatttttagacaatttataaattaaatatctatttttaacTTCTTTGTGAGCTtgtttagagacaaaaaattgtAGTTGCAAGGAAGACTATTTTATTCAATGACATTGCAGCTGAAGCATTTAAGATGGGAACACTATATAAGGAGAGCTGAAGTTTGAAGAGGATAACAACCAACTGAGAGAATAAACTGAGAAAAAAACCAAGAAACAAGAAAACTTATATGTTCTCTTCAAGTGTGCTTCATTCTATACATcctaagaaagaaaagaaagattgaGCCTACTTTTTCTATCATTCTCATCTCTTTGAAATCCAAGAGAAGTATATGCATTTTGTTGTTATTTCAAACCTGTTTTATGTATCTTTTATTCACATTACTTGTGAGATTGTAAAGGTTAATCCTGATCCTTGTAAAAGGCACCGGTTGTGCCTAATCATGTTTAAAAGCCATCTATTTGTAAGAAGGTTTATAGTTGATCCTATTGTAAACGCTATCCCAGTAAGTTGGTTGACTAAATCTTTGGTAAGGAaccaaggtagtggagtaggcaagtAGTCAAACCACTCTAAAATCTCTATGTTctgcaattttttaaatttttcgttaCTTTTTacttagtgttttttttttttttgtgacaatttttgtAAGGGTGAAAGTTTTATTCACCCCTTCTCTTAAGCTAACTGTGCTTTTCAACTTTTAGCAGGATCAATCACAACTACTCCCTTTTACAAGGATAAGGCATAACCCTTACAACTCACAAATGAATGTGGATAAAAGATATACAAGAGAAGTTTTGAAAGAAAGATAACTAAACACAATCACTTCTCTTGGATTACAAAgatgaaaatgatggaaaatgtaAGCTcgatctctcttttctttctaatAATGTGTATGAACAAAACACACTTGAGATAAGCTCTTTGAGAGTGCATATTacccttttttcttgtttcttggtTCTTTTATTTAGTACTTATCTCTTCTTCATTCTACATCTCAAAGAGATTAAATGCTCAgctattttttcttgaataaaaAACTACTTCTTTGTAACTGTCATATTTTCACTCTAAACAAGCTCACAAAGAAATTtgaaatagatatttaatatataaatcatctcAAAATGATCAAGCAGTATTTAATGAACTAATCATGATCTGAAAAGATGAAACTATGCTCATTAAATGCGTTGTAACGattataaattcaaaaacatccaaaattttACTCAGTAAAATTTGCAGATTATTCGATTAATTTTTGACAATTACTCGAGTGCAATCAAGTTGTAATCgactagttttttattttacttgatTACACAACATTTATATTCGATTACATTTCTAAAACAGAGACTTGAAATGATTACTCGATTGCATTTATGAATTTAGTCGATTATGCTTTAacatttactcgattacaaattttGAACATTCGATTACACTAAAAATCCAGAGACTTGACAATTCACTTGAGAATTAATACTCGATTACAATTTTGCTTTAATCGAGTATATTGAAATATTCACGCAACTATCATTTTGAGTATTTGATTACACTGACACTCCAGAGACTTAACATATCGCTTGCGAATAAATACTAGATTACAAAAGTAGATTTAGTCGAGTATCTTTCATACCTACTCGAATACAATTTAACTTGTAATCGATTATTGTTTTATCTAGAAATGACTTACTTGAATATAACATGATTTTACTCAATTGTCTGATAGGCATACTCAATCCAATTTGATTTATCTTACATTCTTACTCAAATGAGTTTAATATTCaagtaaagaaatattttaCTCGATCACAGGATAGAGTTCAAAAATGATCTCGATTATAATTGATtttatactcaattaaaatgCTGAGTACAGAGACTCAATTGCCTAGATTAATATTTTACGCGAGTAATATTGAATCTGTACTCGATTAATATTCTGATAGATTCGATTGATATTATGCCTCACTCGATTAAATATTTATCAACtatcatcaaaaccattatCACATCAATATTAAAACCTAATATATGACTTAACAAACTAGAAAACAAGATAGGAAAGAGCATTAGGAGACTTCGATTAGATTGAGGTGTTGAATAATTAAGTTCTGAATTTAATGACTACCTTGGGGTTAGTGGCACAATATCTTAGCTAATTACTCTTGCTACGCTACAAACTGAATGGGGTTTCTAAGCATAGAACCATACCCTGTTGGACATGGCGCGCTCTATGGTTGGTTATGCCAATCTACCCATTCTTTTTTAGAGTCTTCCTTTTTTCTCTATTATATATCTCTAAGATAGGGTAAAGACCTAGTCTTAAGTATGTTAAGATTCAGGGTTGTCTCGCTTTTATTAGAACAACTCAAGACAGATAAGTTGGAGTCCAAATCCCGTAAAGGTAGATTTGTGGGTATTCTAAAGTTTATTTAAGATATCATTCCTACTTTCTCAATGATCAAGAGTGTTGATCAATAGAGATcccatattttttataaaggaGTTCATACAGAAAAGTGGTATCTGATGAAAAGTAGAAAATAAGGAGGTGTCCTCAGAACCATGGATCgaacctaataaaaaaaaaccaatcaGGATTTAGTTAGTACTAGTTAAGTCATCCCACAAGGTCCTTATAGATTCAGTAAAGTATTTTGTCCTCCAAAAAGATGTGGATTTATTATGGAGGAATATAGGAAATCTTCCTGTATGGAGATGGTGATCATTTGATGGTCCTCCCAACTATGAGGAGCGATATATGTGTCGGTGTTAGTGTCCAAATACTAGATTTACATTTCATTAGATTTATGTAATCCGCACTAATGATGTGAAAGATtccccaagagggggtgaattgggtgttttgatATTTCTACAACTAATGAAAATATCTTGAGAAATATGATGCAATAAAGttattagaagaaaataattttcttaaactaCAAACAGATGCAGTAACAGATAGAAAAAGCATGAATAAGTATGCAACATACAAGATGTAACAGCCTCTCTCCTAGAACTGTCCGAGAAGAAGTGCTAcgggaaaatataaaataaactaactgataatctgaaatttgataccataatgaatatctcaatcaactgtaataaaactctgagtcaacatcaactgaaaaccataaactataTCTAAgagaaaatccctaaactgaaatgtaaaataaacctaaactaataaaacactaactaataaactcccagacatctttggtcttgagtggctccacgtacacacactactggacactactactaggccccacatctggtactcccccgctaggacctggaatggtgaagagtacaaggtgaactacaaagctcagcaagtaataaactagaaagaataactgaaactgaatcgaataatattgatactgataaaatacttactgaacttgtactgagagatataataatcactggatggcatttataagatgtaatgcacataagttataaactaaatgcaagtatgcaactttggctcataggcccatgtaactgtaatacatacctgactgatctgaatcctgcaatcataaaaattgtaagcacatactgtgggcaataagccCTTAGCTCCCTAGTTGACATCAGGCGAGCGACAcacaaactgaaactgaaactgaaactggaaCTGGTGGGATCCTAGCGGACTAgacgcctagcgcgcataatgcaatgctcacatacatactagcacacgatatgtagtgctccatacaaagtcatgctcaatgctcataccaagatgtatgcacataaactcacaaaataatgctgatcttatcaaaataaatgctaaacatgtaatctgatctaatatattggaatacaaagatttacttatattttcccttgaattgcaatattttctgacatttatttaattatttaatgatttaattattgcAACTTGaagacttcccaggggggtcacccatcaaaGAATTACCCTCagcacgcttaactttgggGTTTTGAAGATATTGGAACCAAATAGGAGAAAAGATGGAATTTCGGTGTGAGTGTTATACACCCTAGGCCCATTGGGTTATGAATTTCACCCATCTGGATATGAGACACATGAATTGAATGGGATTGTGAGAGACATCCGGATGAGTAAGGACCCATTcggatacaagacacatgaaCTTGAATTGAGTTGTGAGAGACATTCAGATGAGCAAGGACCCATCCAGATACAAGACACATACATTTTTtaacacatccggatacaacacAAGGTATCCTGATATCACTCTCAAAAAGCCTTAGACTCATTCGGATACGTTGCAAAGCATTCGATATCACTCACAGATAACttagacacatccggatatgactCAAAGCATCtggatactactcacaatcactgctGGACACATTCGGATACAAAAATGAAGCATCCGGATACTACTGGACCATCTGGATATGAACAAAATCTAtctggatgtcactcacataatcTTTTTGAACCATCCGGATAGCCTCTAACCCATCCGAATGCTACTCACATGCTTTGAAAAATCTATCCGAATATGAGGGAACCTAGCCAGATGTCTGCAACCTGATAACCCAGAAACAAACGAACATAGAGACTGAAACTTGATTCAAACTTAATCAAAACTACACCATTTCGAATAAAATCTTAGGTAAATAAAACCCAATCGATAAGAAACAATTTTAGGAATGATTTAatgatcataactaatgaaaACGTTGCAAAGAacatgcatgaattggctggtactcactgtaacgcatatatatatacatgcactggaactgacaTAACACTAGCAATCTGATATCAACTCAaccaagacctgtaagaaaagtttacaaGGGAAAGATACTTGCCttgatgatcttcttgatcggtTTCAAACGATTCTAATGAAAATCGAAGACTGTTGCGcctaactctctctcttcttggcTTCTGTTCTCTACAGTGTGAAGACAACCAAGCcttatgcacatatatatacataatggaGAGGGCCCtaaaagccttttttttttcaatctcctACTGAAACTTGGAGACTTCTAGGCCCAAGCCTTCTCGCACCTGGACTCCCAAtctcataataactcttattaattaattaaattttaataacaacttcttaaatgaccctcaagtccttgcattttatctcaacactaaataaagaattaaatgctatttaaaagctattttctcaattaaaatctctaaattgccacattaacaattaatcggcaaaaatcctccaaaaaaactaattaagaaattcaataatttctaaataaaatctaaaccctctaatgggtcgttacacaagatctttcaaaaaattgatttgaagaAACTCTATG contains the following coding sequences:
- the LOC127812709 gene encoding uncharacterized protein LOC127812709, whose product is MATRKLRPYVQAHAITVLTDQPLRQILQKPECSRRLTKWAVELSEYDIFFEPRKAIKRQALADFIVECTHSPVAEEVCMEAWMLFVDGASNANGSRAGVVLISPEKEVLEYSLCFIFPSSNNTTKYEALLTGMKLAEKLEVKSLIAHSDLQLVVQQFQDTFGVRESLLARYLQKVKELAPRFECFELIQINRSLDQHADALSKLASARDTPGQLIHMERAPVLKYLLNQELPATPSEAKRLKTNAAHFIVIGQELYKRGYSVPLLKCLGTQEAEQALEGDCGEYLGTRALVGKILRAGFFWPTLKQDAAQKVRTCDKCQKHAPLTVRPPSSIQSICQPLPFGQWGLDILGPFPMASAQRKLLLVATDYFTKWVEAEQLATITKKRVEGMVWKDIICRFGIPRILNTDHGTQFDSEAFWAFFQR